From the Lolium rigidum isolate FL_2022 chromosome 2, APGP_CSIRO_Lrig_0.1, whole genome shotgun sequence genome, one window contains:
- the LOC124692881 gene encoding aquaporin PIP1-1, with amino-acid sequence MEGKEEDVRLGANKFSERQPIGTAAQGGGDDKDYKEPPPAPLFEPGELKSWSFYRAGIAEFIATFLFLYITVLTVMGVSKSPSKCATVGIQGIAWSFGGMIFALVYCTAGISGGHINPAVTFGLFLARKLSLTRAIFYIIMQCLGAICGAGVVKGFQQGLYMGNGGGANVVAKGYTKGDGLGAEIIGTFVLVYTVFSATDAKRNARDSHVPILAPLPIGFAVFLVHLATIPITGTGINPARSLGAAIIYNRDHAWNDHWIFWVGPFVGAALAAIYHQVIIRAIPFKSRS; translated from the exons atggaggggaaggagGAGGACGTGCGCCTGGGCGCGAACAAGTTCTCCGAGCGGCAGCCCATCGGGACGGCGGCgcagggcggcggcgacgacaaGGACTACAaggagccgccgccggcgccgctgtTCGAGCCCGGGGAGCTCAAGTCCTGGTCCTTCTACCGCGCGGGCATCGCCGAGTTCATCGccaccttcctcttcctctacaTCACCGTCCTCACCGTCATGGGCGTCTCCAAGTCCCCCTCCAAGTGCGCCACCGTCGGCATCCAGGGCATCGCATGGTCCTTCGGGGGCATGATCTTCGCCCTCGTCTACTGCACCGCCGGCATCTCTG GAGGACACATCAACCCAGCAGTGACTTTTGGGCTGTTCTTGGCCAGGAAGCTGTCCCTGACCAGGGCCATCTTCTACATAATTATGCAATGCCTAGGCGCCATCTGTGGAGCTGGAGTTGTGAAGGGCTTCCAGCAGGGGCTGTACATGGGCAACGGTGGTGGCGCCAATGTAGTTGCCAAAGGCTACACCAAGGGTGATGGCCTTGGTGCTGAGATCATTGGCACCTTTGTCCTGGTCTACACCGTCTTCTCGGCTACTGACGCCAAGAGGAATGCCAGGGACTCCCATGTTCCG ATCCTCGCCCCACTTCCGATTGGATTTGCGGTGTTCCTGGTCCATCTAGCCACCATCCCCATCACTGGCACCGGCATCAACCCAGCTAGGAGCCTTGGGGCTGCCATCATCTACAACAGGGACCATGCCTGGAATGACCAT TGGATCTTCTGGGTCGGCCCCTTTGTTGGCGCTGCTTTGGCTGCCATCTACCACCAGGTGATCATCAGAGCAATTCCGTTCAAGAGCAGGTCTTAA